From the genome of Thiovibrio frasassiensis:
CCTGCAGCCGATTCTTTCCAAGCGCCAGCTCCACCGGCCCCAGAGTCCCGGCAAGATAGGTGGCCAAGGCCAGGGAAGGCACGGGATGGCCGGCAAGGGGGATAAAGAGGGGGACTCGGCGGAAGACCCCATCGGGGTCGGGACGATTGCTGATATTCGCTAGCAGGGCCGCGTTGTCACCCAGTTCAGGCACCGGCATGGTCACCGCCCGCGCCCCCCCTGCCCCCTGGCGCCCGGCGAGCCACTGGGAGAATCCGGAGATGGTCAGAAGCGACGGGCGAGCAGCATGTGCCGTCTGCCCCTCCCCGGCAGGGGCGAAGGTGTAGCTCAGCACCACCGGCCCGTTCTCCTGCATGGCCTGCCCCAGCATCTGGTCATCCCCAACGCCATAGAGGGAAGGTTCGCTGAAGAGCAGATCGAAGGCCACCGCCCTGACTCCGGCGCGTTTGCAAAAGGCGAGGAGGGTTGCGTAGGCCTGCCTGGGCCACGGCCAAGAGAGGCCATTTTCCTTGCGCCCCCAATCAAGACTTTTCTGATCGAGGGCAATGATCCGCAGCTGGCTGGTGGCCGGAGTCGGCCGGGCAAAATAGGCGACCCGCCACTGCCAGGTCGCACGCTCAAAACCGACCAGCACCCCCTCTTGCCAGAGGAGCAGAGCAAGAACGCAGGCAATCAAGCCGAGACCAAGCCCGACGAATCCCTTTCTGGCCACGATCAGATGCTACCGAAAATGCTCTTGAACCGCTGCTGCCGCTGCGGTTTTCCAGGCGGCACCGTGGCCTCGCCAAGCTGGGGCTCAAGTTCGGCGATCCGTTCTGCCGGGTCGGGATGGGTTTTGGCGAAATCCAACCCCTGCGGATTCAAACGCAGCTTCATCTCACGCAACAGGGTCACCAGAGAGTGCTGGTCATAACCGGCCCGGCCAAGAATCACCAGGGCCACGGCATCCGCCTCCCGCTCAAAGGCGCGGGAATAGCCGCTGTTGACCAGGGTGGCGGTGACATCGTGGATGGAATCCTCAAAAAGCGCGGTGAGCTGGGACAGTTCCGGCCCCCCGGCCTGCTTGGCCCCTTCCGTGGCCATGATGGAAAAGGCCGTGGTCAGTCGGCTGGTCTTGATGGCCTGCAAGCCATGCTTCAACTGCACGTGCGCGATCTCATGGGCCAGCACCGCGGCCAGGGTATCCTCGTCCTGACAACAGCGGAGCATGCCCCGACTGATAAAAATCAAGCCGCCCGGCGCGGCAAAGGCGTTGATCCCCTCATCCTCCAGAAGGACAAAATGATAGCCGCCGTAGGTTTCCGGCATGTCGGAGACAGCGGCCAGGGAATCACCGACCAGGTTGAGGTACTGCACGGAGTTGGCTTCGGTGCGGGGCTGGTATCTGCCCAGCAGGGTGGCGCCCACCGCTCTGCCCACATAGTATTCCTGCTCCGGGGTGATATCGGTGAAGGCCTTGCCCATGGCCTGGGCACTTTTCTTGATCGCCCCCACCTGGGACTCGCTGAGCCGGAAATTGCCCACCTGGATGGCGCCGAGGTTATCAAAAACCCCGCTGGTTTCACAGCCGCTGGTCAGGACAAGGCAGCAGAGCGCAAAAAAAACGACAAACACAGAGGGGCGTTTATTTTCCATGAGCACCACCTCCCCCAAGGGCCTGCAAGCCGCCCTTGGCAAGGAATTCCCGCATGGCCGCCGGAGTCACCTGAATCCGCTCCATCCAGTCCACCGCCGCATAGTTGAGATCCTTCTGCCGAGCCTTGTACTCGGCTTCCACCTGGGCATTGAAGCCCTTGCCGCCCAAAGCCAGCTCATCCTCAGAGGCTCCGGCCCCCACCCGTTCCCCGGGTTTCAAGACAATGGCCTTGGCAATGAGGCTGCCGCTGTGCATCCACCCTTCCCGCCCCCGGTGCTGCTCCCGCACCTTGAGCCAAAGCCCCTGTTCCTCGAGGACATCAACCCGTTCCCCATACCCCAAGGTGGCGATGATCTTCCCGAACGGCATCGGGGAAATCCTCACAGCCCCCTTTTGCACGGCGACGCTTCTCCACCCCTGGGTAGCCAGAGCGGGCACGGCCGCGAGGGCAAAAACCAGGAACAACAGTATCTGTTTCCGCATTCCCATGATAATTTTCCTGAAAAATTATTCCTGCGTTGAACAACGGCCAAACCAGTATCATACTAGCACAGGAGATTTGCCGAAACAATGCGATGGACCTCCATTTTTCCACCTTTTCTTCCCGCACCATTGAGAGAAATACATCCCCCCCATGGCCTTTTTTTTATTTCGCCAGCAAAGCACTTGCAATCCCCCAAGTGTTTCCCTAAAATTTTATATTGATTGAGGCAACTTGTTGGTCCTGGAGCAGAGGTCATTGCCCTGGGGCAAAACAAGGAAAATTCCTTTATCCCCCTCGTTTACCAAAATATCTGGCCCGTTGCAGAAGCTGGGCATAATCTTCACCGCCACAAAACATGAGCATCATCTCTACATTGTGTCAATTTTCTGCACTATGCCCGGCAAAATCTTCAGTTTTTTATTAAAATTTCATTTGGAAAATAGTTACAATTACTATATAAAGGGCGGATTAAACGCATTCACACCCACCCTGCAATTCGCTTCCCCGACAATCAAGCCATCTGTGTGTTGGCAAAACATCCTGGAGCAATCCTATGAATTTTGCAAAAGCCTCTCTGGCAAAAAAACTGGTGGCAGGCTTCGGCTTCCTCGTAGTTCTTTCCACCATCGGCACCAGCTTTGCCGTTTTCAAATCCTCACAGATGGTGACCTCGGTCAAGGATCTGGAAAATACCCACCTGCCCCTTGCCTATATCGGCGGAGAACTGGCCCTCCTGGTGAGCCACCAGCAACTCGCGGCCGCAACCTTTGTAATCCACAAGGATTCCGTATACCGGGAACGGTTCGACAGCCTGGACAAGCAGGCGGATGAAACCTTTGCCCGGGCCCGGGCAACCATCCAGGCCGATGAGGAGCTGGTGCAGGCGGGCTGGCTTGAAAAAATCGAGGCGATCATCCAACTGCACGACAAGCTTGCCCCTGCCGGACGAGAGCTCATAACTGCTGCGCAAGCGGACAACCTTGCCCTGGTAACGACAGCGGCTGTTACTCAGGAGACGGTGGCCGACGAGATCCGTGCGGCCATCAACGAATTTGGCAAAATCAATACCGCGGAAGGGGAACATGTCGCCAACAATGCTCTCACGGAAGGCACGGACCTGCAACGCCTGATCATCCTCATCGCAGTTGGCATTTTTATCGGCGGCTGCGCCCTGGCCTTTGTCATTACCCGTGGCATCACCGTCCCCCTCAAAAAGGCAATCAGCGGCTTGACCTCCGGCGCAGACCAAATATCCGCTGCGGCCGGCGAGGTTGCCGGTGCCGGCCAGCAACTGGCCGAAGGCGCCACAGAGCAGGCCGCGGCCCTTGAAGAAACCTCTGCCTCCATGGAAGAGATTGCCTCCATGACCCGACACAGTGCGGACAACGCGCAACAAGCCAATGGGGTCATGGCGAACGTCAACAAAGTGGCCAATCAGGCTGCGGTCTCCATGCAGCAACTCACCGTAGCCATGGGCGAAATCAACACGGCCAGCGAAAAGACCTCGAAAATCATTAAAACCATCGATGAAATCGCTTTCCAGACCAATCTGCTGGCCCTGAACGCCGCAGTGGAAGCAGCCCGGGCCGGCGAGGCCGGTGCAGGCTTTGCCGTGGTGGCCAACGAGGTCCGCAGCTTGGCGATGCGGGCAGCGGATGCGGCCCGGGAAACCGCCAACCTGATCGAACAAACGGTGAGCAAGGTTCAAGAAGGCACAGTGCTGGTCGGCAAGACCAACGAGGAGTTTAACCAGGTTTCCGCCGGCACCGGCAAGGTCTCGCTGCTGATCACCGAGATTTCCACCGCCGCAAAAGAGCAGACCGATGGCGTGGGCCAGGTCAACACCGCCCTGCAGGAAATGGATAAGGTGGTGCAAAGCAATGCCGCCACCGCCGAGGAATCGGCCGCCGCCTCGGAAGAACTCTTTGCCGAAAGCAACACCCTGCTCGGCTATGTTCGTGAGCTTGAGGCCATGATCAGCGGCGACAGTGTAAGCGCCCCATCCCTGAAACGACCTCCTTCTTCCGGCAGAAAAACAGGGGGAACTCGGCCACTGCTGCCGCAAAAAAAGCAACCGCCCCGTGCCATCTCCCAGCAAAGGCAGAATACGGGCAAAGAGGTGATCCCCTTTGACGACGAGGAATTTGAAAATTTTTAAGCGCGGATAAAAAGACAGGCGGGATACGCCCCTGCGAAAACCAAAAAAGCCATCGGCAGCACACTTGCCCGATGGCTTTTTTGATTGATACTCCCTACTTCAGAAATGAACAGCAATAATCGGTGAGGCTCCTGATCTTCAGAGAGAACTTGGAGTGGGCCGGCACCTCGAAGGACTCGCCGCCATGGATTGTTTTCCAGCCGGCAGCCCCGGGGAGGAGAACTTCCAATTCTCCGGCCATGATCTCCATGATCTCCTTGTCCGCCGTGTTGAACTCGTACTCTCCGGGCAGCATGATGCCCAGGGTTTTCTGGGAGCCATCTGCAAACTCCACTGTCCGGCTGGTGACCTTGCCGTCAAAGTAGACATTGGCTTTTTTTACGATGGTGACATTCTTGAATTCAGGCATGGGGGTTGTCCTCTCTCTATATTATCAATAAAAAATTCCCGCCCGGCTGCAAACGGAAAAACGTGCTGTCCGTACCGACCTCCTAGATTCTTTATAACCGGCTCGGACAAATTGCAAGATTTTGTTGCCCGCCTTTTTCCCCTGCCCACAAAAAGAAAGGGCCACCCTCGGGCAGCCCTTTTGTTGTGCACTTATTTTTTCCGGATCACATGGTGCGGCACACCCTGCCAAACCCGCCCGGAATGGAGCCGGAAGCCCAGAAAGCCGTGCCCTGCTTGAAATCTATAAACCAGTAGCCGCCGGGTTTGCGCTGATCGGCCAAAAAGATAAAGGGCTGCTCCTTGGAAAAACAAGGGTGCAGATGGACCCCCTTTGCATTCACCTGTGGCACCAGCAAAGAGAAGCCCTCCTCCATGGTGGGAAGCCGCCAGTCGGAAAAGCCGGCAAAGCGCTGCGCATTCAGCTCCTCCACATATTTCTGTACGGTGCGGATGGTGGTAAGATCACAGCCGCCCCGTTGCCACATGAGCCCGGTGGCCAGATCGGTCACGGTCAACCCGTTGCCGTTGTCCACCAGCACGTTGCGGAAATTACCCTGGGGATTATGGCGGCTATCATAACCGCCAATCTTGGCGGCAAGAGCGGTCACCTCCGATGCGTTGAGCACCGTCCCGGTCGCCCGCAGGCTGACCTTCTCCGCAGCGGAAAGTGGCTTGACCTTCTTCGGCAGCCCGGTCTCCATCTCCTCTTGGGGCACAGAGTTGTCCACCAGCGCAATCCGGGAGAAATCCTCGCTCTCGATGATTCTTTCCAGCAGCCATTGCTTGATCCCCGCATCGATGGCGTAACTCTGGTCGCGCATATCCTTGCCCTGTTTGGCCACGCATTTTTTCAGCATCTCCTGCGGACAGTCGATGTGGGCAAGAACTTTGGCATGCTTCACGCCCCGCTCCATCAGACAGAGTTTGGCCGGCGAACTCCAGTTATCGATATAAAAATAATAGTGGAGCTCCGAATTACTGCGGATCCGCTGCTGGTCCTTGCCGCCCCAGCTTTCAAACATGGCAAAGGTATCCGAGGGGGTAAGATCCCAGTCAATCGACACAGGTTGATCGCCCATACCCAACTTTTCCGCTAATCCCATGGCACACCTCCTCAGTTTTGTTGTCATCTTTTACCCGGAAACGATATAATGAAAAAGCCACCTTATAAAATTAGTAATTATTATCAATAATAGTTCCTGTTTTCATTCCCGGCAAGAGGAAAATGGTATGCGCAAAGAAAAATTCACTACCAGCGCCGGTTACCCGCTCCCCATGGGCTCGTTTCTCAAACCAGACGGCGTCAATTTCGCCGTGTTTTCCCGGCACGCCAAGGAAGTCACCCTCATCCTCTTCAAGTCCGGCCAGGAAGATCCCCACGCCGAGATCCCCCTTGACCCCATGATCAACCGGACCGGAAATATCTGGCATATCCTGCTCCACGATCTGGACACCAATCTCCGCTATGGCTACCGCATGTCGGGCCCGTACGATCCCAAGGGGGCGGGCCATTTTTTTTCCCAGGAAAAACTCCTGCTCGACCCTTACGCCAAGGCTCTTACCGGGGGATCCGAATGGGGAATCCCTTATTGCCGCAGCGGCCTCTGCACCCCGCTCAGCTCCTTCCAGCGCCGCTGCTGCATCATCGGCAACGACTTTGACTGGGAAGGGGACCGGCCCCTCAATATCCCCCTGGAAAAGAGTATCATCTACGAACTCCATGTCCGGGGATTTACCCGTGATGCGAGTTCCGGCGTTGCCCATCCCGGCACCTACCACGGGGTGGTGGAAAAGATCCCCTATCTTAAAAAACTTGGCATTACCGCGGTGGAACTCCTGCCCATCACCGAATTCAACGAACACGAGATCACCAACCACAACCCCTTCACCGGCGAGAGGCTGAAGAATTTCTGGGGCTACAGCCCCATCTCCTTTTTCGCCCCCAAGGCCGCCTATGCGGTCAATGGCCGCAACGGCAACCAGGTGCGGGAGTTCAAGGAGATGGTCAAGGCGTTGCACCGGGCCGGGATCGAAGTGATCCTGGACGTGGTCTTCAACCATACGGCGGAAGGAGGCAGCGATGGGCCGGTGATCAGCTTCCGGGGACTGGACAATGTCATCTACTACCTGCTGGACCCGAAGAGCAGGGAGTATCTCAACTTCTCGGGTTGCGGCAACACGGTAAACTGCAACCATCCCCTGGTACGGCATCTGATCATGGACTGCCTGCGCTACTGGGTGATGGAGATGCATGTGGACGGCTTCCGCTTCGATCTGGCCAGCGTTCTCGGCCGCGACCAGCAGGGCAACGTGCTGAGCAACCCGCCCATGGTGGAAAAGATCGCCGAAGACCCGATTTTGGCCGACAC
Proteins encoded in this window:
- a CDS encoding M48 family metallopeptidase, which codes for MENKRPSVFVVFFALCCLVLTSGCETSGVFDNLGAIQVGNFRLSESQVGAIKKSAQAMGKAFTDITPEQEYYVGRAVGATLLGRYQPRTEANSVQYLNLVGDSLAAVSDMPETYGGYHFVLLEDEGINAFAAPGGLIFISRGMLRCCQDEDTLAAVLAHEIAHVQLKHGLQAIKTSRLTTAFSIMATEGAKQAGGPELSQLTALFEDSIHDVTATLVNSGYSRAFEREADAVALVILGRAGYDQHSLVTLLREMKLRLNPQGLDFAKTHPDPAERIAELEPQLGEATVPPGKPQRQQRFKSIFGSI
- a CDS encoding SH3 domain-containing protein codes for the protein MGMRKQILLFLVFALAAVPALATQGWRSVAVQKGAVRISPMPFGKIIATLGYGERVDVLEEQGLWLKVREQHRGREGWMHSGSLIAKAIVLKPGERVGAGASEDELALGGKGFNAQVEAEYKARQKDLNYAAVDWMERIQVTPAAMREFLAKGGLQALGGGGAHGK
- a CDS encoding methyl-accepting chemotaxis protein, producing the protein MNFAKASLAKKLVAGFGFLVVLSTIGTSFAVFKSSQMVTSVKDLENTHLPLAYIGGELALLVSHQQLAAATFVIHKDSVYRERFDSLDKQADETFARARATIQADEELVQAGWLEKIEAIIQLHDKLAPAGRELITAAQADNLALVTTAAVTQETVADEIRAAINEFGKINTAEGEHVANNALTEGTDLQRLIILIAVGIFIGGCALAFVITRGITVPLKKAISGLTSGADQISAAAGEVAGAGQQLAEGATEQAAALEETSASMEEIASMTRHSADNAQQANGVMANVNKVANQAAVSMQQLTVAMGEINTASEKTSKIIKTIDEIAFQTNLLALNAAVEAARAGEAGAGFAVVANEVRSLAMRAADAARETANLIEQTVSKVQEGTVLVGKTNEEFNQVSAGTGKVSLLITEISTAAKEQTDGVGQVNTALQEMDKVVQSNAATAEESAAASEELFAESNTLLGYVRELEAMISGDSVSAPSLKRPPSSGRKTGGTRPLLPQKKQPPRAISQQRQNTGKEVIPFDDEEFENF
- the ppnP gene encoding pyrimidine/purine nucleoside phosphorylase — translated: MPEFKNVTIVKKANVYFDGKVTSRTVEFADGSQKTLGIMLPGEYEFNTADKEIMEIMAGELEVLLPGAAGWKTIHGGESFEVPAHSKFSLKIRSLTDYCCSFLK
- a CDS encoding Lcl C-terminal domain-containing protein; protein product: MGLAEKLGMGDQPVSIDWDLTPSDTFAMFESWGGKDQQRIRSNSELHYYFYIDNWSSPAKLCLMERGVKHAKVLAHIDCPQEMLKKCVAKQGKDMRDQSYAIDAGIKQWLLERIIESEDFSRIALVDNSVPQEEMETGLPKKVKPLSAAEKVSLRATGTVLNASEVTALAAKIGGYDSRHNPQGNFRNVLVDNGNGLTVTDLATGLMWQRGGCDLTTIRTVQKYVEELNAQRFAGFSDWRLPTMEEGFSLLVPQVNAKGVHLHPCFSKEQPFIFLADQRKPGGYWFIDFKQGTAFWASGSIPGGFGRVCRTM
- the glgX gene encoding glycogen debranching protein GlgX — protein: MRKEKFTTSAGYPLPMGSFLKPDGVNFAVFSRHAKEVTLILFKSGQEDPHAEIPLDPMINRTGNIWHILLHDLDTNLRYGYRMSGPYDPKGAGHFFSQEKLLLDPYAKALTGGSEWGIPYCRSGLCTPLSSFQRRCCIIGNDFDWEGDRPLNIPLEKSIIYELHVRGFTRDASSGVAHPGTYHGVVEKIPYLKKLGITAVELLPITEFNEHEITNHNPFTGERLKNFWGYSPISFFAPKAAYAVNGRNGNQVREFKEMVKALHRAGIEVILDVVFNHTAEGGSDGPVISFRGLDNVIYYLLDPKSREYLNFSGCGNTVNCNHPLVRHLIMDCLRYWVMEMHVDGFRFDLASVLGRDQQGNVLSNPPMVEKIAEDPILADTKIIAEAWDAAGLYQVGSFSTNRRWAEWNGKFRDDVRRFLCGHDDMVAPLATRLAGSADLYQDDGRTPRNSINFITSHDGFTLYDQVSYNEKHNLANGEENRDGGNDNLSWNSGSEGPTDNLALERLRKRRIKTFATILMLSQGVPMLVAGDEFGRSQQGNNNAYCQDNEISWLNWELAQQNHSLLRFFTQLIALRKRHPVFHRTDFFPPGEENQEIEWQSTTPGRPDWSASCKTLAFVLHGTMAGTRRDDDFFVMLNGGHTSAEFIIPSPPAGRLWHRLLDTSAASPHDIVNESKGEPVRTTSLPVANLAAVVFVSKPA